A single window of Anser cygnoides isolate HZ-2024a breed goose chromosome 12, Taihu_goose_T2T_genome, whole genome shotgun sequence DNA harbors:
- the LOC106033162 gene encoding protein phosphatase 1 regulatory subunit 3E-like, translated as MDKAGSLHSAVPAPPPRLYLPRNFSCSACLYGSLAEQCKGGCSPDGDPPPPPPPPPPPPPVVREAAAEKPPAAPRGREPSVPAVPPSPTQRRRAKSLPTPGDRSLRPALQQSPARRKTVRFADSLGLELTSVRHFCQADLPRVPPPPRPADLLKTRKPPALGELEPVLFGPPPPLLEPLFPPQPGASPGFAERVRQHKVRLEWVRAEPAGLRGAVRVLNLAYEKAVSVRYTLNRWASCAEVPAAYQPSGPPGGSTDRFAFHLPLGAAVAADATLEFAVRYRVAGAEYWDNNGGANYRLRGRPPSPAAVCPPQDPDSTAWIHFI; from the coding sequence ATGGATAAAGCCGGCTCCCTGCACAGCGCCgtgcccgccccgccgccccggctcTACCTGCCGCGCAACTTCAGCTGCAGCGCCTGCCTCTATGGCAGCCTGGCCGAGCAGTGCAAGGGCGGCTGCAGCCCCGACGGcgatcctcctcctcctcctcctcctcctccgccgccgccgcccgtgGTGAGGGAAGCGGCGGCCGAGAAGCCCCCggcggcgccccggggccgggagccgtCGGTGCCCGCCGTGCcgcccagccccacgcagcgCCGCCGGGCCAAGTCGCTGCCCACGCCCGGCGACCGCAGCCTGCGGCCGGCGCTGCAGCAGAGCCCGGCGCGCCGCAAGACGGTTCGCTTCGCCGACTCGCTCGGCCTGGAGCTCACCTCCGTGCGCCACTTCTGCCAGGCCGACCTGCCGCGGGTGCCGCCGCCTCCGCGCCCCGCCGACCTCCTCAAGACCAGGAAGCCTCCGGCGCTGGGCGAGCTGGAGCCGGTGCTCTtcgggccgccgccgccgctcctgGAGCCGCTCttccccccgcagcccggcgcCAGCCCCGGCTTCGCGGAGCGGGTTCGGCAGCACAAGGTGAGGCTGGAGTGGGTGCGGGCGGAGCCGGCGGGGCTGCGCGGCGCCGTGCGCGTCCTCAACCTGGCCTACGAGAAGGCCGTGTCGGTGCGCTACACGCTCAACCGCTGGGCCAGCTGCGCCGAGGTGCCCGCCGCCTACCAGCCCTccggcccccccggcggcaGCACCGACCGCTTCGCCTTCCACCTGCCCCTCGGCGCCGCCGTCGCCGCCGACGCCACGCTGGAGTTCGCCGTCCGCTACCGCGTGGCCGGCGCCGAGTACTGGGACAACAACGGCGGCGCCAACTACCGCCTGCGGGGCCGGCCGCCGTCCCCGGCCGCCGTCTGCCCGCCGCAGGACCCCGACAGCACCGCCTGGATCCACTTCATCTGA
- the C12H16orf46 gene encoding uncharacterized protein C16orf46 homolog produces the protein MAGPGPGPGGTRGAAGGCGGGGRRAVRALLRLSDRGAAPESRAPGCGWEEAVQGWGTTDPLACFQLQKQIKKSKASETSNSCLLCLDILQATDKCSGQEVKTTRNQSRSESKLNIEADTASEEISIHSSKSNCSTTYGSKTEIHNKKVRSFRTCQGEKKNLPIKEYCMWNLEDVKNPDAVKHKAIKPQALDVLDPNGCESLTSKSSQVLPPVKHATPKDTSDPSWKNKQAIILPNTLNDTSVEIASCSHDAKGTEQKGKKGTDTMNDKMKEKGEIHELSAFFSSHSEVSLLQEDPEQLSWDCALTSDRSIATIPNPVASKKNIHHACTQVPHTKGIQYTKHDIRGSLTYNARNRYAEVKEGNKSKMQAVPLLSGLLPSLKASHTARAELPPRLN, from the exons atggcggggccggggccggggccgggcgggacgcggggcgcggcgggcggctgtggcggcggggggcggcgggcggtgCGGGCCCTGCTGCGCCTCAGCGACCGCGGCGCCGCCCCGGAGAGCCGGGCCCCGGGCTGCGGCTGGGAGGAGGCC GTGCAAGGCTGGGGTACCACCGATCCACTTGCTTGCTTTCAGCTgcaaaaacaaatcaagaaaTCAAAGGCAAGTGAAACTTCCAACAGTTGCCTGCTTTGCTTAGACATATTGCAAGCTACTGACAAATGTTCAGGCCAAGAAGTCAAGACTACAAGAAATCAATCAAGATCAGAAAGCAAGTTAAACATAGAGGCTGATACTGCTTCAGAAGAGATTTCAATCCATTCTAGTAAGTCTAACTGTTCTACAACATATGgcagtaaaacagaaatacataacAAAAAGGTACGCTCTTTCAGAACGTGCCAGGGTGAAAAGAAGAACCTGCCAATAAAAGAATACTGTATGTGGAACCTAGAAGATGTGAAAAATCCAGATGCTGTAAAGCATAAAGCGATAAAACCCCAGGCACTTGATGTGCTTGATCCAAATGGCTGTGAATCTTTGACTTCAAAATCTTCACAAGTACTTCCACCTGTGAAACATGCCACTCCCAAGGATACTTCAGACCCTTCCTGGAAGAACAAGCAAGCCATTATCCTTCCGAACACACTCAATGATACTTCAGTTGAGATTGCTTCCTGCAGTCATGACGCTAAAGGAACAGAGCAAAAGGGTAAAAAAGGAACTGACACCATGAAtgataaaatgaaggaaaaaggagaaattcatGAACTGTCAGCATTTTTCTCAAGTCATTCAGAGGTCTCCCTCCTGCAGGAAGATCCTGAACAGTTATCCTGGGACTGTGCTCTTACATCTGACAGAAGTATTGCAACCATTCCTAATCCTGTTGCTTCCAAAAAGAACATTCATCACGCCTGTACGCAGGTTCCACACACAAAAGGAATACAATACACAAAACATGACATCCGAGGCTCTTTAACCTACAATGCCAGGAACAGGTATGCTGAGGtcaaggaaggaaacaaatcaaaaatgCAGGCGGTTCCCCTGCTTTCTGGACTATTACCTTCCCTAAAGGCCAGTCACACTGCAAGAGCTGAACTGCCACCTAGACTGAACTAA